The genomic segment GTTGTTGACTATATAGGTCTCTGGATCACAAAGAAGAAGTTATTTCAGTCAATTGTCATGTTTCTTCTCCATCCAAGCAAGTTCATTCAATTAGCAACAATAGTTTGACTGAGGAAGAGGTGAAGGGTTTGGTTCAGTTGCTACCCATATGGCTTGCTTGTTTAATATATGGCACTGTGTTTGCACAGACACAGACTCTTTTCACAAAGCAAGGCAATACCATGGAGAGAGACGTGGGTTTTGGATATCAAATACCGGCAGCTTCACTGCAACTATGTTCCAGCATCATGGTCGTAGTCTTCGTCCCCATATATGATCTTGTACTTGTTCCCATAGGGAGGAAGTTTTCTGGAAATCCTTCTGGTATAACAATGTTGCAGAGAATTGGTATTGGGATGGTGTTCTCTACTGCTTCGATGGTATCAGCAGGGCTAGTAGAGGTGAAGAGGCTCAAAACTGCTAGAGATTTTGGGCTGGTTGACATGCCAAATCTTCCAGTCCCAATGAGTGTATGGTGGTTGGTTCCTCAGTATGTTATTTTTGGGATTTCTGAAGCATTCACCTTGATTGGTATGCAAGAATTTTTTTATGATCAGATGCCATGCGTGCTAAGGAGCGTTGGTCTTGCTCTCTACTTAAGTATCTGCGGTGTAGGGAGCTTTCTTAGCAGTTTCCTCATCTCTATGATTGATAGCTTTACCCTCGAGAGAGGGGAGAGCTGGTTTGCTAACAATATCAATCGAGCGCATCTCGATTACTTCTTTTGGCTTCTTGCAGGACTTAATTTTGCAGGATGTTTGGCATTTCTCCATTTTGCTAGATCATACATCTATAAGAAGTTTTGAGGCGAGGTCTTTCCAATATAATTCATGATGGAGGTTTTGTATGTTAACAATAATGTTCATCTcctgtgtatatatatacatatatattcgtTTTGATGGCAAGTTCACAAGCTAATCGCTGCAGTCCtgcatgtacatatatatatttgggcAATTCCAGAATGAAATAGAAAATTTTGTTCACAATCTTCGCTTGAACAAACAGCATGTTGTGATTTCCTGCATACCAACATACAAACATTACAGAAAGCAATCATCTTCTGTTCTACATGCAATTTATGCTCGTAAAAGATGAAACATACAAGCATACCATATATCTGCTCGCGCGCGTCATAACTTTTGGTTATCTGGGAGTAATTTGGATACAAGATAATAGAAATTTGAGAATGTCCTGTACATATCACTTGGTATGCTTGGTTCTATGCATCCTTCATCAGCTTATCCATTAGCCAACTTGCCTTCCTACAATACAGTGACTCTGATTTGGTTCATGGATTCAAGGGAGACATGACTTggatacaaacacaacaaagtaAGTGCTAACCTACATGGTTTTCGAAGCTCAAGATTGGCATCAGATGAAGTTCATGTGCACAGCCTTAAAAGATCATCTCTTGGATAAGGATATTACATGCTGAAAGATTGGTTTTCGTTTAGAATATACCCATTGACAAATATTTACATGTGATAAGGATCATAAACATGCTGAAAGATTTTAGATAGGTTTCATAGGTGGCAAAATAAAGATCAGGCATTACACTGTAATTTCTGCTTTCTTCTTGTACACATAAAATTGTGCCAAGTAGAAGTAGATGACCAACCCTGCAGCACTGAGTCCAGCAAGGAGCCAATAGAAGTAATCAAGATGTGCACGGTTTAGGTTATCAGAGAACCAGCTCTCACCCCTTCTTCGAGTTATGTCATCGATCACAGAGACAAGAAAACCACTAACGAACTCTCCGATACCAAAGATGCTCATGAAGAGAGCAAGCCCAAGACTTCTCAATGCGTCAGGCACTTGGTCATAGAAGAACTCTTGCAAGCCAACCATCGTGAACACATTTGCAATCCCAAAAATGATGTATTGAGGAATCAACCACCAGGCTCTCATCGGAGTAGTCGCCATGGGCAAGTCAACAATTCCAAAATCTTGAGCTGTTTTGAGCCTCTTCATCTCTACCAGAGCTGCTATGACCATTGAAAGAGTCATGAGGACCATTCCTGCGCCAATTCTTTGAAGCATGGTGATGCCTGAAGGAGTCTGGTTAAATTTTCTAGCTATGGGAGCAATAACACGATCATAAATCGGAATGAAGATCATAATGGAGATAGCAATGGAGCAAAGCAGTGATGCTGCTGGTATTTGGAAGCTCGCTCCTATTTTCCTATCCAAGGTGCTACCTTGCTTTGTAAAAAATGTCGAGGACTGAGGAAGAACAACAGCATATATTAAGCAGGATCCCCATATAGGAAACAATCGAAGCAAATCCTTGGTTTGCTCTGCTTGACCAACATCATGCACAGCCTTGCCTTCTTCGGATGCAGGTAACCAAAGCCTGCCGACAAGAATATAGATTCTCTGTGAGCATTAGGAGAACATCTAAGCCCAGCACCTCATGTTAGGAATAAATAATCGGTATGTCTCTGATTTTTGGATGGCTATAGATTGCTACAACCATATCACATTTCATGTATGTGGTATCTCAATTTTGGAAGAGCAATGTGACTAATTAGATATGCATTTACTTTAGCTCTCCTAAAAGAAGTAtcttcagaaaaaagaaaataaaaatgagtaCATTTCTCACACCCATTTGgtattgcttttgttttctatttttgtcaCGCTCTAGATCTAGAGCATGAAATGGCCATACCACCGAGAGGTACAACCCACAATAACACTAAGCCAAACTTTTCATTAGCCTCGATTTCTGACGAGCACAATGACGTGATGCTGTgattttgaagggagaaaaggggaagaaagGGCCATGGCACTTGATGGTGGGGGGATTGCTTTTATAAAGGAGCCCCTAGGGTCTCCACGACTCTAAGACTCCTCATCCTGGCTGAGATCGCCGGATGACAGCCGATATGCAGGGCAAACACAGTTCAAGCTTGGGCCGGTCAAATGGATCGGCCCCAGTGGACTTCGTATCTTTGATTTTCAAAATTCCAAGAGAAAATTGTACTAAACTGAAGACAAATGCATgacaaaattatttaaattgtttgcAAAATCTTTAGAGTTCTTGGGAATGATTTGTTGCTTTCAAAAGAAGGGAAAATAAAGCAAGGAATGGTAGAAGTTGTGTGCCGCTGTTATCTTCAATGTCAATACCAAACAGGCTATCCGCCCTATTCTCTCTCcatctcttttccttttttttggagTAACAGCCtctccaaaattgaaagaataGAGTTAATATGAAAGAAGAGTGCAGGGCAAAATTGCGAGAGGAAAAGTGAATCAtacttgttgctggaaattggacccgggggccgccgtgaagccggggaaggaggagctccgctgctacagaaggcggacggcggtgcgccggctgactgcgtcctccgctgcgggggggtgtgcaagtcctgcaaagaaaaccggtggccgggctccccggcgccggccctccgatgcctaagtcagagggggcaagtatgtggagagagcaggggagagagtatgtggagaagacaaagagaatcttgtgttcaattgtgtctgtgctgttttcttcctttttcccccggtctaggagggttctctccagctccgggtttttcctcttgtttttcgtcctctctcccttttccctccaggtttccttttataggaggatttttgttacctgggaggtgacaggaggtttgtcctgttttgtaataattgggcacgatttggcccattaatggcgtaatggagaacgggaccggatcagaccggaatcagggagttgtcacggtcgatcggacctgttggagtggttgaaccgccggctgtggtgggcctggggtccgtggatggtaagtgcatttattactgaatgaaccggcggtcagggagagccatacgttctgatggttcagtgatccggagatcgtcttgggccgtgttcattaaatgactgagtgcatcggagacttgagagagtctcgtgcattaatggcaggtcgtgccgaatacctgcgaagatcttatgccttgatggcttggagatagtggcaggttatagtggagttgtcaggtcccttagagggttaggtggaaattggatatttggctaaggcatgggctcggcctgctgtgctcggccttctggtctcggccttctggtctcggccttctggtctcggctctctggtctcggctctctggtctcggccttctggtctcggctctctggtctcggctctctggtctcggccttctggtctcggccttctggtctcggctctctggtctcggccttctggtcttggctctctggtctcggctctctggtctcggccttctggtctcggctctctggtctcggctctctggtctcggccttctggtctcggccttctggtctcggctctctggtctcggccttctggtcttggctctctggtctcggctctctgg from the Phoenix dactylifera cultivar Barhee BC4 chromosome 14, palm_55x_up_171113_PBpolish2nd_filt_p, whole genome shotgun sequence genome contains:
- the LOC103701295 gene encoding protein NRT1/ PTR FAMILY 5.10-like isoform X2 codes for the protein MEFQGLALLTLSAALFSLASSDCTLSKGEISACPPPSPFHVIFFFFSLYLVALGQGGHKPCVEAFGADQFDIRDPSKSKARSSFFNWWYVGVALGSVAAYMVLNYIQDYVSWAVAFGLQCTAMALALVVFMLGNKTYRHLVLEDKSPFARIAKVCFEFLRNRKTPTSTFDESGETLLLHEETQFESLDHKEEVISVNCHVSSPSKQVHSISNNSLTEEEVKGLVQLLPIWLACLIYGTVFAQTQTLFTKQGNTMERDVGFGYQIPAASLQLCSSIMVVVFVPIYDLVLVPIGRKFSGNPSGITMLQRIGIGMVFSTASMVSAGLVEVKRLKTARDFGLVDMPNLPVPMSVWWLVPQYVIFGISEAFTLIGMQEFFYDQMPCVLRSVGLALYLSICGVGSFLSSFLISMIDSFTLERGESWFANNINRAHLDYFFWLLAGLNFAGCLAFLHFARSYIYKKF